The Fusobacterium massiliense DNA window CAGTCTTTCTAAAATTTCTCCAGCAGAATTTATTTGTCCTAATCCACCATCTATTAATATTACATCAGGAAAATCTTTATCTGGAAGTTTTGAATATCTTCTTTCTATTACTTCTCTCATCATAGAAAAATCATCGGGTGTATCTTTACATTTGATTTTAAATTTTCTATATTCCTTTTTTGCCGCTTTTCCCTCAATAGAAACACTCATAGAAGCAACAGCATCTTTACCTTGAATATTAGAAATATCAAAACATTCTATTTTTCTAGGGTATCTTCTTAATTCTAATATGTCATGTAAATCTTTTATTCCTTTTTCAATAGTTTCTTTTTTAGAATAAAAAATCTCTATATCTCTTTCCAAATTTTTATAAGCCATTTCTAATAAATCTTTTCTTCTGCTTTTTATTTTTGGAAAATAAAATTCTTTTTTTTGCTTATTTTCAATAGAGATTGCTTTTACAACATTTTCTAATTCTCTTTCATATTTTTCATCTAAAACTAAACTTTTTGGTAACATATGTTTTGAATAATATGTCATAAATATTGCTTCATAAATATTATCGTATACCTTATCTTTCAATTCTATTGAAGTCGACATCTTTCCTAAGATTTTTCCATCTCTCATATTTAAAACACAAATAAATACTTTATCTAACATTTTTTTAAATACAAAAATATCTTCGTCTAGTTCTCTTTCGTACTGAATAATTTGTGAATTATCTATATTTTTTAGCTCTTTTATTTGTTCTCTATATACAATAGATTTTTCAAAGTTCATTTGTTCTGCCGTATCTAGCATAAGTTTATTTAATTTATTTATAAGTTCTTTTGTATTCCCTCTTAAGACTTCTCTTAAATTATTAATCTCATTATTATATTCCTCTTTTATATCCTTATATACACAAGGTCCTGTACAACTTTTCATATAATACTTCAAGCAAGGTCTTGGAGAAATTTTTTTCATATCCCTATTACAATCTCTTATTTTAAAAAGTTTCATAAATGTTTCTTTTAATTTCCATACACCAAAAGGGTAGGGTCCAAAATATTCTCCATTTTTTAAATCTAGTGCCCTAGTTGTTCTCACAATTTTTATACTAGGAAAATCTTCTTTACTAATTTTTATAAAAGGATAAGTTTTTTCATCTTTTAAAAGAATATTATATTTTGGAGAATATTTTTTTATTAAATTATTTTCTAACAATAAAGCATCTAATTCTGAATTAGTTAAAAAAAACTCTATATCTTCTACATTTCTAACAAGCTCATTAGTCTTTTCATTTTCATGAACTCTATTAAAATATGAAGTTACCCTATTTTTTAGATTTTTTGCCTTTCCAACATAGATAACTTTATTATTTTTTTTCATCAAATATACTCCAGGTGATTCCGGAATATTAATTTTACCAATGTCCAAATTCATTCTCCCTGTGACTTGTATAAATATTTACATTTTCTAATTTTGATAAATCCTGAGCCAATCTATTTACAAAACTTACAGATCTATGTTGACCTCCACTACAACCTATTGAAATAGTTAAATGTTTTTTCCCTTCTTTTATATAATTTGGAATTAAAAAATCCAAAAAAGGAAGTAATTTATCATAAAAATCATTGCTTTCTTTTTGAGAAAATACGTATTCTTGTACTTCTTTATCAAGTCCACTCTTACTTCTTAATTCTTTAATATAATAAGGGTTAGGAATAAATCTTACATCAAACATTAAATCACTATCTAAAGGTATTCCATATTTATAACCAAAAGATTGAATATGAATATTCATACTTATTTTTAAATTAAAATCTTTTTTACTTTTAATAAATTCTTTTATTCTTTTTTCTAAGTCTATTGCTTTGATACTTGTTGTATCTATTACCAAGTTAGCAATATCTCTGATAGGCTTAATAATTTCTTCTTCTTTTTTTATACTTTCAACAAGAGTATTTTCTTTTAAAGGGTGAGCTCTTCTACTTAAATTATATCTTCCTAATATAACTCCTTCTTGTGCTTCAAGATAAATTATATTCGTTTTTATTGAAGAATTTCTTAAAAAATTAATAAATTGAAAAAAATCTTCAGTCTTTTTAAAAGTTCTAATATCAATCCCAACTGCTAGATTTTCTATATCGGTTTTTATTAAAGATTTTTCAAAACCCAATGGTAGATTATCAATAGTATAGAAATTCATATCTTCTAAAATATTTAATGCTGTAGTTTTTCCAGCCCCACTTAAACCAGTTACTATTATTATATGTTTATTCATATTTTTACCTCATGAAATAAAAAATTATAAAATCTTCTAGTCATTTAAATTTTAGCTCATATATAGGCCTATTAGATTATATATTTATATTTTAAGAACTTATATTTTACTTAGCCACATTTCCTGCTACATTCATAATATCCCAAGTTGTTGCAAATGGAGGAGCATATAAGAAATCCATATTTGCTAATTCTGATATTGTCATTTTATTTTGAATTACTACTGCAAGAGCATCCATTCTAAGAGCAGCTCCTCTTTTTCCCGCTATTTGAGCTCCTAAAATTACTTTTGTCTCTGCATGATATATCAGTTTCAAATAAACATCTTCTTGTCCAGGATAGTAATCAGCATGGTCTACTCCTTCAACAAAAACTGTCTTATAATTAATATTATTTGCTTTAGCTTCTTCTTCTGTTATACCTGTTCTTGCAGCTTCAAATTCTAATACTTTTATTGCTGCTGAACCTAATGTGCCTATAAACTTTTTATTATTTCCAGTTATATTTTCTCCTATTAATCTTCCTAATTTATTTGCAGTAGTTGCTAAAGGTATATATACATTTTTGTCTAATACAGTATGATAAACAGTTGCACAATCTCCTGCTGAATATACATTATCTATATTTGTTCTTCCGTATCTATCTATTTCTATTGCTCCATTAGCAAACAATTTAATATCAGTATTTTCTAAAAAATCTGTGTTAGGTTTTACTCCTGTTGCAACGATAACTAAATTTGCAACATATTCTTTCTTAGAAGTCTTCACTCCTATGACTTTATTTTCAAAAGTCATAATCTCTAAAGGGCTTTCGTTTAGATGTAATGATACTTTTTTATGTTCATTTATATGATTTTCTAAAATATCAGTAATTTCTTTGTCAAAAGTTTTATTTAATATTCTATCTGAATGTTGGAAAATTCTAACATTTTTTCCTAATTTTGAAGCTGCTTCTGCAATTTCAACTCCTATATATCCTGCTCCAATTATAATTATGTTTTCATTTTCTTTTTTCATGATTTCTTTTTTTACTATTAATCCATCTTGAAAAGATTTTAAATTATAAACACCATCAGCTTCAATGTTTTTTATATTTTTTGGATTAGTAGCTCTTGCTCCTGTTGTAATAACAAGTTCATCATAAAAATCTTCAAAAACTTCATTTTTTACTAAATCTTTTACAAGAAGCTTTTTATTCTTAAAATCGACTTTTTCAACTTTATGTTTTAATTTTACATTTATTCCCTCTTTTAAAAATTCTTCATAAGTTCTAGCTATCATTGTTGAGCTATCTTCATAAAAATTTCCAACATAATAAGGTAAGCCACAAGCTCCCCATGAAATATCTTCCGTCATTTCATAGACAGTTATATCTAAACTCTTATCTAATCTTTTTGCCTTTGATGCTGCACTCATTCCGGCAGCAACTCCACCAATAATTATTATTCTTTTATTCATAATTAATTCCCTTCTCTCTACTTTTTAGTTTTATATTAAATAAAGTCTCTTGACAGCCGTATGAGTTCTACGAGCTCAATAAACATAGGCTCTTCGAACTAATACGGACGCCAGAGACTAACTTTTATTATTTAAATTTATACTTTCCTATAGAGTAAAAAAATAGTATAATCTAATTTTTAAATTATACTATTTATTATTTGTTTTGTAAAGTTTTCTTATCACAGGTAAAATGAAATTTTTAAGCTCATTATTTTGATTTTTTTAAAATTTTTGCAATATACTTTCCAGTATAACTTTTTTTAGACTTTGCAATTTCTTCAGGTGTTCCTCTTGCAACAACTGTTCCTCCATTTTCCCCACCATCAATTCCTATATCAATTATATAGTCAGCAGTTTTTATAACATCTAGATTGTGTTCAATAATTATTACTGTATTTCCTTTTTCTAAAAGTCGATTTAATACCTCTAATAATTTTTTAATATCTTGAAAATGTAAACCTGTTGTTGGCTCATCTAAAATATAAATAGTGTTTCCTTTGCTCATCTTTGAAAGCTCTGTTGCAAGTTTAATTCTTTGTGCTTCTCCACCAGATAAAGTTGTTGCAGGTTGCCCCAATTTTATATAGTCTAAACCTACATCTATTAAAACTTTTAATTTTCTTTCTAGTGAAGGAATATTTTTAAAAAATTCATAGGCTTCAAGCACACTCATTTCTAATACATCGTAAATATTTTTTCCTTTATAATAAACATCTAAAGTTTCTTTATTATATCTTTTACCCTTACATACTTCACACTCAACATAAACATCTGGTAAAAAATTCATTTCTATTTTTAGTATTCCTGCTCCCTGACAAGCCTCACATCTTCCACCTTTTACATTAAAAGAAAATCTTCCTTTTTGAAAGCCGTGCATCTTTGCATCTTGAGTTTCAGCAAATATGTCTCTTATATCATCAAAAAGTTTTGTATATGTTGCAGGATTTGATCTTGGTGTTCTACCTATTGGAGTTTGATCTATATTTATAACTTTTTCTACTTGCTCAAGTCCCTCTATTTTTTTGTATTCTAAAGGATATAGCTTTCCTTTATTCAGTTCATTAAACAAAATTGGATATAGAGTTGAATTGACTAATGAAGATTTACCACTTCCACTTACTCCAGTTACAACAGTCATAACTTCTAAAGGAAATTCTACATCAATATTTTTTAAATTATTTCCTTTAGCACCATAAAGTTTTATAGATTTAGTCCATTCTCTTCTAGTTTTTGGGATTTCTATTTTTTCTTTTCCACTTAAAAATTTACCAGTAACAGAATTTTTATCTTTCATAATTTCTTTTGGTGTTCCAAAAGCCACAACATATCCACCAAAAGTTCCAGCTCCCGGACCTATATCTAAAATCTTATCAGCTTGTATCATAGTATCTTCATCGTGCTCAACAACTATTAATGTATTTCCTAATTCTTTTAATCTATTAAGTGTTGCTAATAATTTATCATTATCTTTTTGATGTAAGCCTATACTTGGTTCATCTAAAACATAAAGTACCCCTGTAAGACCTGAACCTATTTGAGTTGCAAGACGTATTCTTTGTGATTCCCCACCTGATAAGGTTTTAGTTTCTCTTGAAAGTGTTAAATAATCTAAACCTACATTAGTCATAAAAGTTAGTCTTTCTCTAATTTCTTTTAGAATTTCTTTAGCAATTTTTTCTTGCTTTTCAGTTAAGTTTAAATTCATAAAGAAAGATAATGAATTTTTTATACTCATATCACAAATTTCCATTATATTTTTTTGATTAATAGTTACAGCTAAAACTTCCCCTTTTAACCTTTTCCCACCACAAACTTTACAAAGTTTTTCTACCATATACTTATTTTCTATTTCTTCTTTTTGAGCCTCTGAAAAACTTTCATAGTATCTTCTTTCAAGATTTTTTATTGCTCCTTCATAATCTTTATAGCCATGAAAATCAAATTCTCCTCCTGTGTAGTCAAATTTAAACTTTTTTTCATAGCCATAAAATATTATGTCTTTTTCTCTCTTAGTTAAATTTTTCACAGGTTTTGTAAGATCAATTTTTGCATCGTTTGCCATAGCCTTAAATATTTCCCAACTGTATCCCTTTCTAGCCATAGCTCCTGGAATATATATTCCACCTTCTTCAATAGATAATTCAATATTTTCAATTAGTTTATTTTCATCAACTTCTAATTTTTTACCTAGACCTTTACACTCTGAACAAGCTCCATAAGGTGCATTAAATGAAAATAGTCTTGGATTTAATTCCGGTATACTTACTTCTTCATGATTAGGACAAGAATAATTTTCACTATATAAAAAATCTTCTTTACCATCGTTTACAACTAATTTTCCATTAGATAATTCAACAGCAGTTTCTATGGATTGACTAAGTCTACTTTCAAAGTCTTTATCATTTTTTTTCAAAACTAATCTATCTACAACAGCCTCTATATTATGTTTTTTATTTTTGTCTAAAGTGATTTCATCTTCTAAATATAGAATTTCTCCATTTACTCTAGCTCTAACAAAACCTTTTTTAAATAAATTTAAAAATATATTTTTATGTACTCCCTTTTTATCTTTTACAACTGGTGCAAGTAATATAATTTTACTTCCTTCTTCAAATTTTGATAAAATGCTTTCAACTATTTCATCAATACTTTGTTTGTCTACAGCAGTATGACAAATTGGACAGTGAGCAGTACCTATGTGAGCAAATAAAAGTCTCAAATAATCATAAACTTCCGTTATTGTCCCAACTGTTGAACGAGGATTTCTATTTGTAGTCTTTTGTTCTATTGAAATTGCTGGAGATAGACCTTCTATACTATCAACTTCAGGTTTATTCATTTGACCAATAAATTGTCTTGCATATGCTGATAAACTTTCAACATACCTTCTCTGACCTTCAGAATAGATGGTATCAAAAGCTAATGAAGATTTTCCACTTCCACTTACTCCAGTTATTACAATAAATTCGTTTTTGGGCAATTCTATATCTATATTTTTCAAATTATGTTGCCTTGCTCCCTTTATAGTAATTTTATCTATCATTCCTTAATCCTTTCTTTTAAAATTTAAAACTTTCTCTTTATCTTCTTTACTAACCCTCAATGATTCTCTAATTTTTTGAATAGTTTTATTAATAGTCCATTTATCTAAATTTGTTTTTTTCAAAAACTTGTATGTTTCTTTTTTAAATTTTATAAAACACATTGATAAAAGCCATGCTTTAGCCATTTTTACATAATACTCTTCGCTTTTTATGTCTTCACAAATCTTAAAAATTTTATCTATGTTCTCATTATCAATATAAAAATCAAGTAACATTACTAAAACAAATCTTTGTTCCCACATATTTTCTGAATTTATTTTCGTACACAAATATTTATAAAATTCTTCTTTATTGTTAGCTATAAATTTAAAACTTGAAGGAGCTAAATCACAAATTGCCCAATTATCAATAATAGAAATATAAAAATTTATCTTCTTTAATTTTTCTTCAAATTCTTCTTTATATGAACCTAAAACTAAAGTATAAATAGCTTTTTCTTCATAATATTCTATTTTATTTTCAGAAAATAATTTTTCAAAAATTTTCAAAAAATTCTCTGCTGAATTTTTAGTTATCACTTTTGAAATTTTTCTCAAAACTTGACTTCTTATTCCTATTATATCTGTAGTTGTTGGAACTACAATTTTCAAGTTAAACTCCCTATACTTTGTATCTTTAAGTGTTCCAAGAAAATTTAAAAAATTTTCATAATCTCTCTCTGTTTCAATTTTTATATTTTCGATATCCATTCTTTCCTCTATTACCATACATTATGAGCATGACTTGTAAATCCAGAAGATGTAGAAAAATATTTTGCATCAATAGGTTGTCCATCATAAGTTAATATTTCATCTTCTGTTTCTTTTATAGCTTTTGTTGCATCATCATTTTCTACTTGATTGTTATAAACTTGACTTTCTACTGTATCTTTTATATGAAAACCATCTTTTGAATATTTTCCTTTCAATATATCACTAACAGCATAAGTACGAGCTGCAACAGCTTGAACTTTTAAAGCTTCTACTCCAAAGCTTCTAGGCATTTCACTAGGAACTACTTGTAATAAATATTTTTCTATATCTAAAGTATTTATTACTCTTAAATTTTGACCATTTGGACTCAATGTCAAAATTCCTCTGTATTTAGGACTTATTGTATGTCCTTTTTTTATAGGACTTATAGTTGTATATTCTCCCTCAGTAGCAAAATTTAAAGGTTTACTTGTTGTCATAACTTTTCCATTTTCTAAAACTAAATTTACAATTCCAGATATACTTTTCACTTCAACTTTTTCATTTTCTCCAACAGTTATATCAAAATCATCATTATAAATTCTTAGTTTTCTATCTGAAAATAAAGTTAGTCTGCTATGTTCTAAACTACCAGCACTTGTTATTCCGACTTTTATTTGTTTTTTGTCTCCTAATATATCAGCAACTTCTCCTAATTTTGCATTATAATAATATCTACTTAATATTTTTTTGTAATCTAATCCATCTTTTACTAATGTTGAAGCTGCATATTGAGACATTCCAACTCCATGACCATAGCCTCCACCATAAATATTTATGTAATCTCCATCAAATTCCAAAGCTAAATATGCTGAAGGTAATGATACTACATTAGGAACTATTGGTTTAGCTGAATATTCCCCTTCTGTTCCCTTTGCCCCATAAAGTGCAGTATTTGTAGATAACAATTTTCTTACATTAAATTCTTTTGCAATCAAAAATTTATTTTGGTCTGTTACTACTAAAAAATGTGTAATTATTCCTGATTCTCCTCTTGCAGCCACTATAATATCTTTTACATTTCCTATATTTTTTAAAGGAACTTGTTTCCACTCATCTCCTACTAAAGTCATTACATTCTTAGGATTATTTTTATACATACTTATTAGTCTATCTGGGATTTTACTAAATAATTCTCTTTTACCAATTCTTGTTTTCCATCTCCAATATGCAGAATTATCTCCATGACCTCTTAAATTTAGATTTTTAAAATATTTTAAAGCTTTAGCTTCATTATATTCTTCAAACACATCAAAATCTTCTTGTTTATTATCATTTATAGGAACTAAATATGGAATTTCACTCCCAAAAGTATTTTGAGGTATAGGTAATTTTAATTCTTTAAAGGCCGAATTTTTTAACTTTATTTTTTCTCTAACTTTTCTATTTTCATTTATTTTTATTTCCTTTATATCATTTCCTTTTACATTTTTTCCACTATAAACTTTTACATTTCCATTTGAACAAGATATCAAAAGTAATGCTGATACTAATACTAATCCTAGTTTCTTTTTCATTTTTTTCCCTTTCCATTACATTTATTAATCTATTTTTATTTTATTTTCTTCTATATATTTTATTGCTGCTTGTAAATCTTCAATAGTGTCTACTCCTATAAGTCCATGAGGAGTTTCTAAAACTTTTATCTTATACCCATTTTCTAAAACTCTAAGTTGTTCTAAAGACTCTGTTTCCTCTAAAGGAGTGCTTTTCATTTGTGAGTACTCAATTACAAAACTTCTTTTATATCCATATATACCAATATGCTTATAATAATTAGCTTTTTCTTCTTTTCTTGGATAAGGTATTACAGACCTTGAAAAATATATTGCAAAATCATTTTTATCACATACAACTTTTACATTATTTGGATTTTCAATTTCGTCTTTATTCTCTATTTTATGTTTTAAAGTAGCCATAACTAAGCTGTTATCCTTGTTAAAGCTATCTATCAAAGAATCTATCATTTCATGTTTTATAAGAGGTTCATCTCCTTGAATATTAATCACTACATTAAAATCTGACATTTTTTGACAAACTTCTGCTATTCTTGCTGTTCCATTTTCATGATTTTTATCCGTCATTATAGCTTGACCACCAAATCTTATAACTTCATTAAAAATTCTTTCATCATCTGTTGCAACTACAAGTTGATCAAGTTTTGATTTTTTAGCTCTTTTATACACCCATTCAATCATAGTATGCCCACATATATCTTTTAAAGGTTTCCCTTCAAGTCTAGTTGAAGAATATCTAGCTGGAATTACTCCTAAAAATTTCATATTTTACCTCCATTTTAAACTTATTTTACATATCAATCAAAATCTTGTATAATGTAAAATAAAAAATAAAATAATACTATTAATATTTTATTATAACAAAATATAAGGAGGTGTTCAATATATGGAAATTTATTTTGTTAGACATGGTCAAACAATTTGGAATACAGAAAAAAGATTTCAAGGTTTTTCTGATTCTCCATTAACAGAACTTGGAATAGAACAGGCTAAACTTTTAGGTAAAAAATTAGAAAATATCGAATTTGATAAATTTTATTCTAGTCCTTTAAAAAGAGCTTACGATACTGCTAATTATATAAAAGGAAATAGAGCACAAGAAGTTGAAATTTTTGAAGATTTTAAAGAAATTTCAATGGGTAAAATGGAAGGAATGCAACATGATGAATTTAAAAAATTACATCCTCAACAATTAAAAGACTTCTTTTTTGACCAAGCTCACTACGATCCAACTCCTTACAATGGAGAAAGTTTTATTGAACTAAGTGAAAGATTAAGAAAAGGATTAGAAAAATTTGTTGAATTAAATAAGAATTATAAAAGAATTTTAGTTGTAAGTCATGGTGCAGCTTTAAAAACTTTATTACATTATATAAAAGGTGAAGGTATTGAAACTTTGAGTGAGGAAGATATACCTAAAAACACAAGTTATACTATTGTTAACTATGACGGTAAAAATTTTAAAATAACTGATTTTTCAAATACAAGTCATTTGGAAAATTTATAAATAAAATAAAAAAGGAGGTTTAGCTGATACTAAATTTATATACTCTTTAAACTTATAAAAATTTATCGTGTATATATTTTAATATCTGACTTAATCATGAATATTGTTTTATATCAACCTGAAATTCCATATAACACTGGAAATATAGGAAGAAGTTGTGTTCTTACTAATACAACTCTTCATTTAATTAAACCCTTAGGTTTTTCTCTAGATGAAAAACAAGTAAAAAGAGCTGGTATGGATTACTGGCATTTAGTAGATTTAAAAATTTGGGGATCATTTGAAGAATTTTTAGAAGCTAACCCAAATATTAGATTATTTTATGCAACGACAAAAACTAAACAAAAATATTCTGATGTCAAATACGAAAAAAATGATTTTATTATGTTTGGTCCAGAATCAAGAGGTATTCCAGAAGAAATTTTAAACAAAAATCCTGAAAGATGTATTACTATTCCCATGATACCTATGGGAAGATCTCTTAATCTTTCTAATTCATCTGCTATTATATTATATGAAGCATATAGACAATTAGGATTTGAATTTTAAAATCTATAACTATATTAGGGCTTAAATCAAGTTTTTTATTCTATAGAAAAATATATAAATAAACATTAAAAATTAGTCTCTGACGTCCGTATTAGTTCGAAGAGTCTGTGTTTATTGAGCTCGTAGAACTCATACGGCTGTCAAGAGACTTTATTTATTCTATAGGAAAGTATAAATTTAAAGAGGTCAAATAAAAAAAGAAATGTGAAGATATCGGTTTAAGTAAAAAGATAATATTTATAGAAATATTTAAAATAATTAAAAAAATTGCACGACAAAAAGCTCTAATGAAAATGGTCATTAGAGAACTATTAGAAATAAATTTTATGTATGGTCCGACCATACCAATTAGCGCTTACATAGATTTCTTGTTTCTCCATCATAATTTTACAATGAGGACACATAAAAGGATGTACATCAAATGTTTCAATAGATTGTTTTACAAAAAAAGAATATTCAGATTTAGAAGATCTTTTTTTGTACTTTTTAATTGTCTCTTTTAATTTTGTTGTGATATTACGCCCATAAAAACCAAATCTATTAATCATCTTAAAATTTTTAGGTGGTAAATGAATAAGAACTTGTTGAACAAATTTATCTATATCCATAGTTACATATTTTTTCTTTTTATTATTAGCTAAATCATTAAAGAAAAAAGTAACTTTTTTATTGTCGTAATTGATAATTTTGTATTCAGCAATAGGTGCACGAGCGAGATATCTACCTAAATATTTTACAATTCCTTTAGGAGAATTAACATTACCAGAACCTACATTAAAGAAAAATCTTTTATTTTCTTTATATAGTTTAGAAACAGTTTTTAGTGCTAAATTTTTAATTTTAGGATTAGGATAATTACCATTTTTAACAATATCAAGTACATGATATTTTCATTGTCCAGCAATAGAAGGTACATGGAAGTAGTCTAATTTTTTAAAAGTAAAATTTTTAGTAAATCCTCCAAAAGAAACAAGAGCATGAATATGAGGATTCCATTTTAAATCTCTACCAAAAGTATGAATAACAATGATAAGTCCATAGTGAACGATATCAGAGTTAGTGAAATAATCTGGAGAAGATTTAGGAAGTATATTTTTTCTATTATTTTTCTTGTAGCGATTATGAAATTGATATTCCATAGTTTTATTGACAGCAGTAGCTAGTTTAGAAAGTAAGTTTCTATCGTAAAAGAAAAAAGGTCTTAACTCTTCAGGAATAGTAAAAAGAATATGTCTATTATGTTTTAGTCCAAATAAATTTTACAGAAAAAGAGAGCCAATTGCAAAAGATTTTTTTTAAAATCTGCAATTGGCTTTTTTTTATGCTATAAACTATTTATTTCTTTTGTGAAATAACATGCAACTTGATGTTTGTCCTGAACATTTTCTAAAATAGGCTTTTTAGTTTTACATTCATCTTTCACATAAGCACAACGCCCTTGGAAAACACAACCTGTTGGTAGATCGATAGGGCTTGGAACATCCCCTTCAATACTTGCAATTTTTTCAGAAAAATCCATATTGATAGAGAATAAAGAATTTAGAAGAGCTTTTGTATATGGATGATAAGCATTATCTTTTAACTTTTCACCTGGTAAAATTTCTAAAACATTACCTAAATACATAACAGCTACTTCATGAGCAAATTTTTGTATTAAAGCTATATCGTGACAGATAAAAACTATACAAAGATTTCTTTCTTCCTGTAATTTAACTAAAAGTTCAATAATATTTTTTTGTATAGAAACATCAAGAGCTGATGTTGCCTCATCACAAACTAAAACTTCTGGTTCAAGAGATAAAGCTCTAGCTATTCCTACTCTTTGTCTTTGACCACCACTCATATTTTGAGGATATTTATCTATGAAACTAGCTGGTAAGTCAACCATTTCAAGTAATTCAATAGCTTTTTTTTCTTTATCTTCTTTTTTTAATCTTCCGTAGTTTATTAAAGGCTCTGTTAAAATATCAACAACTTTCATTCTCGGATTGAAAGATGCTCCTGGATCTTGATAAACCATTTGAATATGTTGTCTACTTTCCCAAATCTCATTTTTAGAAAATTTATTAATATTTTTCCCTTTATAATAAATTTCTCCAGAAGTAGTTTTTTCTAAATTCATTAACATTCTTAAAAATGTAGATTTTCCACAACCAGACTCTCCAACAATTCCTAAAGTTTTTCCTCTAAACATACTTAAATTTATATTGTCACAAGCTGTTAAACTATTTCCTCCAGAAACTGCGAATTTTTTTGTGACATTTTTTGCTTCCATTATTAATTCATGATTTTTAGACAAATCTCTCACCATCCATTTCAGGTATAGCTTTTAACAATTTTTTAGTGTAATCACTTTTAGGATTATTTATAACGTCTTCTCTTGTTCCACTATCAACTACAACTCCATTTTGCATAACTATAATTTTATCTGCCATATATGCAGCTACTCCCATATTATGAGTAACTATAATTATACCAGTATGAAATTCATCTCTTAGTTCCATCATTTGTTTAACAATTTGAGCTTGTGTTGTAACATCAAGTGCTG harbors:
- the uvrC gene encoding excinuclease ABC subunit UvrC, with amino-acid sequence MDIGKINIPESPGVYLMKKNNKVIYVGKAKNLKNRVTSYFNRVHENEKTNELVRNVEDIEFFLTNSELDALLLENNLIKKYSPKYNILLKDEKTYPFIKISKEDFPSIKIVRTTRALDLKNGEYFGPYPFGVWKLKETFMKLFKIRDCNRDMKKISPRPCLKYYMKSCTGPCVYKDIKEEYNNEINNLREVLRGNTKELINKLNKLMLDTAEQMNFEKSIVYREQIKELKNIDNSQIIQYERELDEDIFVFKKMLDKVFICVLNMRDGKILGKMSTSIELKDKVYDNIYEAIFMTYYSKHMLPKSLVLDEKYERELENVVKAISIENKQKKEFYFPKIKSRRKDLLEMAYKNLERDIEIFYSKKETIEKGIKDLHDILELRRYPRKIECFDISNIQGKDAVASMSVSIEGKAAKKEYRKFKIKCKDTPDDFSMMREVIERRYSKLPDKDFPDVILIDGGLGQINSAGEILERLGKIHLSELLSLAKRDEEIYKYGESVPYSLSKDMEALKIFQRVRDEAHRFGITFHRKLRSKRIISSELDKIEGIGEVRRTALLKRFGSVKGIKNATFEELKEIVPEKIAENIKKRF
- the uvrA gene encoding excinuclease ABC subunit UvrA; translation: MIDKITIKGARQHNLKNIDIELPKNEFIVITGVSGSGKSSLAFDTIYSEGQRRYVESLSAYARQFIGQMNKPEVDSIEGLSPAISIEQKTTNRNPRSTVGTITEVYDYLRLLFAHIGTAHCPICHTAVDKQSIDEIVESILSKFEEGSKIILLAPVVKDKKGVHKNIFLNLFKKGFVRARVNGEILYLEDEITLDKNKKHNIEAVVDRLVLKKNDKDFESRLSQSIETAVELSNGKLVVNDGKEDFLYSENYSCPNHEEVSIPELNPRLFSFNAPYGACSECKGLGKKLEVDENKLIENIELSIEEGGIYIPGAMARKGYSWEIFKAMANDAKIDLTKPVKNLTKREKDIIFYGYEKKFKFDYTGGEFDFHGYKDYEGAIKNLERRYYESFSEAQKEEIENKYMVEKLCKVCGGKRLKGEVLAVTINQKNIMEICDMSIKNSLSFFMNLNLTEKQEKIAKEILKEIRERLTFMTNVGLDYLTLSRETKTLSGGESQRIRLATQIGSGLTGVLYVLDEPSIGLHQKDNDKLLATLNRLKELGNTLIVVEHDEDTMIQADKILDIGPGAGTFGGYVVAFGTPKEIMKDKNSVTGKFLSGKEKIEIPKTRREWTKSIKLYGAKGNNLKNIDVEFPLEVMTVVTGVSGSGKSSLVNSTLYPILFNELNKGKLYPLEYKKIEGLEQVEKVINIDQTPIGRTPRSNPATYTKLFDDIRDIFAETQDAKMHGFQKGRFSFNVKGGRCEACQGAGILKIEMNFLPDVYVECEVCKGKRYNKETLDVYYKGKNIYDVLEMSVLEAYEFFKNIPSLERKLKVLIDVGLDYIKLGQPATTLSGGEAQRIKLATELSKMSKGNTIYILDEPTTGLHFQDIKKLLEVLNRLLEKGNTVIIIEHNLDVIKTADYIIDIGIDGGENGGTVVARGTPEEIAKSKKSYTGKYIAKILKKSK
- a CDS encoding CoA-disulfide reductase — translated: MNKRIIIIGGVAAGMSAASKAKRLDKSLDITVYEMTEDISWGACGLPYYVGNFYEDSSTMIARTYEEFLKEGINVKLKHKVEKVDFKNKKLLVKDLVKNEVFEDFYDELVITTGARATNPKNIKNIEADGVYNLKSFQDGLIVKKEIMKKENENIIIIGAGYIGVEIAEAASKLGKNVRIFQHSDRILNKTFDKEITDILENHINEHKKVSLHLNESPLEIMTFENKVIGVKTSKKEYVANLVIVATGVKPNTDFLENTDIKLFANGAIEIDRYGRTNIDNVYSAGDCATVYHTVLDKNVYIPLATTANKLGRLIGENITGNNKKFIGTLGSAAIKVLEFEAARTGITEEEAKANNINYKTVFVEGVDHADYYPGQEDVYLKLIYHAETKVILGAQIAGKRGAALRMDALAVVIQNKMTISELANMDFLYAPPFATTWDIMNVAGNVAK
- the rapZ gene encoding RNase adapter RapZ is translated as MNKHIIIVTGLSGAGKTTALNILEDMNFYTIDNLPLGFEKSLIKTDIENLAVGIDIRTFKKTEDFFQFINFLRNSSIKTNIIYLEAQEGVILGRYNLSRRAHPLKENTLVESIKKEEEIIKPIRDIANLVIDTTSIKAIDLEKRIKEFIKSKKDFNLKISMNIHIQSFGYKYGIPLDSDLMFDVRFIPNPYYIKELRSKSGLDKEVQEYVFSQKESNDFYDKLLPFLDFLIPNYIKEGKKHLTISIGCSGGQHRSVSFVNRLAQDLSKLENVNIYTSHRENEFGHW